The following DNA comes from Centropristis striata isolate RG_2023a ecotype Rhode Island chromosome 3, C.striata_1.0, whole genome shotgun sequence.
cagaaatagttattttaagaaaaagaaacttaatcattcaacatggttagacatgtatacagacacagatataggaaggaataagtttacatgcagcacaaacagattgatgtgaataatgtgagtaagcAACAttaatgtcatccctgaattacacagtaatgcaacataagaagagaataaagctaaatctccacttagcatgctaattgcgaataacagaatttgcacattacatgcagaccactacaacatctgcaactccataaaacgattacttttcataaggtacgcacaccatccagcacatacacattgaactttgatattcgctggaaactatttgaatattattggaaaatcgaaccttgtagcacactttaaaactacgaaagataggtaggctaaatagacttacagatgagatgagtcaggcatggaaatccagagcgaattgGGTTACTGGCCAGGTGTAGgactatcacacaatggggcggagctcccctaaaaggcgtccaattggaaacagtgcaatgctgtaacacgtcctacgtaaataatgatattttgaaaaatctattcaaaaatcttcaaaattaaGGATGCACATCTTcctgccatgcacaagccacatacgaaatcttaggtcagtctgactaacggtcagcgagatatgccctagacacacacacacacacacacacacacacacacaaacacgcttcttgcttttatagatagaagAAGGGGGTGGGCCTAAttacctatactgcagccagagACCAAAGGgagttttggcttcacttttggggagcTATCATGCTGTTCATCTTTATAAACTCTCTGGTATATTCAGACGGACAGCAGgagaaaaatgattttatttagaTAATTTTGAACAATTTTGAATCTATAGCATGCAAACTTGTTCAAGTAGAAACCCAAATTGCACGTATTAACCTGAAGATTAGCATATGTGTCCTTTAAAATAGCTTGGATTAAACAGTCCTTCTCTTGTGTCTGATGTTTCTAAGTATAACATCAGCTCCTTTGTGTTTCAGGTAACAACCAAGCGAGCACAGGCTTGGTGTCAAAGCAAGAACAACATCCCATATTTCGAAACAAGCGCCAAGGAGGCAATTAATGTGGAGCAGGCTTTCCAGACTATAGCACGCAACGCCCTAAAACAGGTAACGGCATGAAATCCTATTGGAGTTTTGCCTAATCAGTTTAGACGTAACATTTGTCAGCATCTGTGTCTGTGATGGCTGGGGGATGCAACTTTGTTGTCTGATTTTCAGGAGACCGAAGTGGAGCTGTACAACGAGTTCCCCGAGCCGATAAAGCTGGACAGGAACGAGCGAGCCAAGCCGTCAGCGGAGACCTGCAGCTGCTGAGGACTCTGAAGATCTTGAGGGGGGGTCGTCACTGCCCTCGCTACCCTGTCTTGCCTTGTCTATATATCCCTTATCCCATGGCCCACTGTGTTAATCCCTACTGCCCAACATACAAGCAGCATCCCACTCATTGAGTATACTactacacacaaacatgctgcACTCACCTCCCTATgtatacaaaacacacattttctatAAAATATGAATCTCCTAGCCCAAAGAACATCTTAAGGAAACATTATGGAATTTACTTGTACGATGCTTATTACTTCCCAGTGTTTCCCACGTACTTTTTCATGGCAGTGGTGGTTTGGGCTAACCTCATTTTCAGTTCCATATATTGCTGCTTTCACACCCAGTTTTGGTTCTAACTGCTTTTATTTGGATACTCTAAGTGGTAAATCGAAACATTATGTCtacatgtttgtgttgatgagTAAAGTTAGAAaactaatgtttttttgtttttgttttttttaatcaaaatttcTATAGCAGTGGTGGTtgttttcttactttcacaGCCCGTCACTGCTGCATGAATAGAGGAAACACTGCTCCCCCCTATTTTACTCGTTTGTGTTGTGGCTTAAATTTGTTTGATTCTCAAAAAAACACTTGTTACCATGGTTTCACTTTACCTCATGcagtctaaaaaaacaaaaagtcagaGCTGAAGTAGTTAAGGATGAGAACGTGGATGTGGGTCACATTAATTTGCTGCCTGCTCATTCACGGTAATTAGCACAGAATTGAAAAACCAGTTCCATGACAAGCCCACCAGACAAGTgtgtacagttttttttctttattttgcacTTTGCTGTCATCTATATTTACTGAAAACTTGTTCAGACATCTCATTTTGGAGCCACAATAAATGCAATTGTAGCTCAGGTCAAGGACATCATGTGAATCTAGACTTGGCTCCTTGATGTAAGTGCGGTCCAGAACACGTTAGATGCTGTTCCTCTATTGGGGAAATGAAGGTTCACCTTGTAATCAGTCATTCTTTATACAACATTTGATGTGGGAATGAACCAAATTAAGACAGCATGTCATTCTACCTGATAGTCCTGGAGAGGAGAGATTTTTCTCAAGTATAAACATCTTTCATAACTGATGCTATTAGTTAGTTTTACTGTCAACTATTGCAAGACTTTGTATATTTGCAAACCTCTCAATCATTGTGTGGGGGAAGGCAAAAAGTTGTGTTGTAAATCTCCATATCTGACTCTGCCAGTTGCTCGTGTTGGCAAACAATTTAAGTGCTTGACATTTCTTTTAACCGATCAGATCTTTAATTGTCTGTTCGTATTATGTTAAAACTTTGAAATGCATTATAGATTACAAGATAGCATACATACTGTAACtttgaaagaggaaaaaaactctggggggtgggggggggagtACTGGCattcatcattattatattattaatatgataAATGCATAGCATCTACATTGTTTCAAAATGTCTTTGCGTTTCAAGTAATAAGGGTAATAAAAATCTTGAATAAAGCATGCTGTGTTTATTTCAGACATTTATTAATACCACTTTGAAATATAAAagtgtgttgcatttttttccccacatttaAACAATTACCAAGCAAGAGCATTTCTGCTAGTAAAAGAAAAAACGactttgtaaatgtatttagtatgATAATGACTGTCACAAAATAGTGACAGTATACCAATACAATACAATGACTAAGTACTTCAAAATCAGGAACATCTTGAAATGACTTGCTAAAgcaaaataaagttttctcaaaaaattatttttaagataCTATGTCATTATTACACAGGATATTTTTTCATCATGTTGGCAGAAATTGACTTCAATATTTATCTCACAACAGTGAAAATAGTAAAGTGGATTAAATGatctaaatgtacttttttttaaatagtgcaGAGTTTTCAGTGTCACTTCACATCTTCATTGGGTTCTGGGTTTTTTATTGGCTCCCTGAAGCCACTGCTGGAGACCTGTAGACTTGCTCTGGGCCTCTGACTTGCTTTCTTGCTCTTCTTTCCTCTCACTTGTGTTGGGCTCCTTCCTCTTTGAAGGTGCGCTGCTCGTCAGCCAGCTCATCATCATCTTACTGCTGGCTGTGGGTTTTGGCTCCTAGGGGGTCAAGGGTCACATTTGTCAGCTTAAACCACTCTGCTTGCCagacaacagattttttttttgcaaaattttCCAACCACATGGAGTGAAATTCCACAGTAAATTGGATACCTTTTTGATGTTTGGATCCACTGGCTGAAGGCACTCTGGAGAGTTGTTACGAGAGTTGTTTACAAGTGACGACACAGGATGAAACGTTAAGATGTTTTTGGACTGGAGCAGCTTCAAGGCATCTAAAGACTTCACCTCCCCAAAATCCAGCCATCTTCTCACTTCTTCATCTCCATCCAGAATTGCTGGCATcctgaaacaacaacatggtaaTTTAGgatttatacagacaaaattggggaaaaaaaaagagttttccAGTTAACTGTCATTACCTATCATGGATGTTTTCCAAGTTTTGGGAAGCATTCACAGTGATTACGCTGTACGTGTAAAGGGGTTCTCCACCCTCTGGAGGCGTCCAGCAGTCAAACAGTCCGGCCATTGTCAGCAACTTCCATCCAGTCCACTCACCAGGTGCTTCTCCTCCCTGGCCAACACACAGCATAGAGCAGAGGGGCCGGAAGAATTAACagattttatggaaaaaaattgaaagattTTGATGGTCAGTTAGTAATTTTTTACACTCCCTATCCTGGCAGCAGCATCTAAACGAAAGCATGAGTTTGTAGTATGACATTTTGAATACTAGAGTAACACCTGGTGGACACATGCACATTTTTGCTTTGACTCATCTCTCACACAGGATATTTTCAGTCATAGTGATTTCCGCCACAGCTGCATTGTCTCTACTTCTTTTTCTGGATGAAAGCAAATGTTCATGGTGCTTatattgcttaaaaaaaaacctaatatgAACCTCTGTTGAGTCTGGGGAGGCCTCCTCTGGAGGGCACACTGTCTCTGAATTCTTCTTATTGCAAGTTGAGGTCATGGGGTCATCCTCTGTTTTCTTCTGACTGGTTCCCTGAGTCTGAGGGAAGTATATGAAGAAAGGCTGCTTGTCTTTCTCCTGCCTCCTCCACTCATAAAAGCCATCGGCCAGGATGACGCAGCGCTGCCCTTTCATCAGGGGGTCCTATGGGGAGACGACAAAATGATGAGATACTCCTCTCTGCATATATGTCAAGCACAGAGACCAAGACATAAACAGGAAATGTAGTATAGTTTAACACTGCCTAAAAACTGTATGGACCTTATATGATTTCTTCTCCAATATGTTCTCACTgcggcagttgttggtgctgtATTGCATCTTGTTTGGGTTGTTCTCCTTGAACCAGGCAGGTACCAGACCCCAACGCATGGAGGCCAACACACACTCATCAACAGGAGCATTCTGAAGACATACAAGGAGTGAACACAAAAGCATGAgcaaatacaatatataatgttattCGGTGCAATACCCCTGGCAAAATCTTGTCATTGTGTCTACCTATCTGGCGTCCATTACTTGAAACAACTTATGAATCTCTCTCAGACACGGGAAGATACAGTACCTTATCGAAATGCCTCTGGGACAGCAGGACAGGACTCATAGACTGGGGGCTCTTATTGTAGGAGGGTCGGTATTTGTCGGCATCTCCATTCCTCCAGGTGGGCTGTCTCCGCTGCCCTCCTCGGTTTCTGTATGAGCAGGCTCGGCTCACCTCATCAGGAGCAAGAGTACAGGCAGTTCGTCCACACATCTTACGGCGAAAACTTTTCAGCCACCTTTAAACAGGTTTAACATAATGTTAAGCTGAGTAAGTTAACTCTTCTgcaatgttagcatgttagctttaattaatttcagaaaaaaacgaaCATTTCTCTTCCACTCTCTGTACAGGCACCGTTTAAAAACGTTGTGCAGCTTACCTGTAATCGCCTGTTGTGATGTGTAATTTTTCGTGAATGTAAAGTCGTGTAGCCCATAGAGTTATGTGTGTGCAGGATATGCTGCTGCTGGGATCTGCCTGGGCAAAGGCTGAGGCGGGACTGCGCATGTCACACCGTGACGTAGGACAGCCTGTCCAGTCCGGAGCCAAAATGGCGAAGAAAAGCCgtgaaatttaaaatgtaaagatgttttaacatttaaaaaaatcatacatcatgtttttttattttttgtttgttttgtctctgtttcttaccctgtgtttgttttgggatTGATGTCTCTCtggtttttctttctgtatccCCCTGGCAAATACTGTaaattattgtaataataacacaattgtaaattgttattgtggaaaaaaacatttaaaaaacagtgtTCTATTTCCGCCAATATGACGAAGTCATTACAAAGTCAATAATATATTACAATGGCACactttcttaaaataatgacttaacgTTACTATCTGATAAGTATAACTAGTCAAAATTGAAAGTgatgtttaacaacaaattgtttttcagatttgtttttaagtaacaaaataataataaataggccTACCTacattttgaaattagctactttttcacatttctgtttgcaGTCACatccatattttggagaagtcacgtcttgtcaaagtcacatgaccaccacaccagggtgttgagtatacgttgcttagggatttaatgagttaaggtcaAGCATAAAGGTGAatgagattctagaagatttaaagtgtttgttacacgggtgtcaccatggttTCCTATGGGTTAACATTGGCGTCTCCAGAGGCTAACGTTGAAAGTAAGTTGTTGCCATGGCAGCAGTGAACGCGGGTCGAGAGCCTGGCGTTCTGTGCGTTTCAGCGGTGAAACCGGAGTCAGTACACCTGTGGACCTCAGCAGGTAAGAGGAACAAACACTAAACCATGAGGGCAAAGCTTTACCTAAAACGGTATGTGCTTCCTTAAACATATACCAGATAGGATATTGTGTTAAACGGTGCTAAAGTTTAGTATTTTACCACTAACACGTTTTAAAGGAATATGGTAAGCTAATGAGAAGTTTGTAGCTGTGATGCTAAATttgattaaccctttggagtcttcgGCTATTTTGACGGTTattaaatacttttcattcagccacttaaaaaaagctttacCATGCCGTGGTGTTGgtatcagcacaacctcacctttatgagcggataattattttttcactttgatttaccggatcaacattttgagcccaaaagaaaccaaaaaacaacaatgtaaaatcagattttaaaaaaattatatatatacattttaaaataattttcatcctcaatgaagaattttcaATCAAGTCAAATATATAAGATTACTTCACATGGAGACAAAAAACTGCTGAGTGCAAATACATGAAGTGCCTGGAATACATGTGCAAATTAGTTTTAGTCATAGGAATAAAGTGCAGAGATTACATGTGAGTTAAAGTTTCCAAATGTTGAAAAtggttgcaaatataatataaaaaggtaaaatgaggataaaactttttttatactaaatatattaaatatcttATTTTCACTGTCACTATCAATCAAAAACGAGGATGTAGTTACAGCCAatcctttagagggaagctgacggctCGACGTTGCTTCGATTTTatattgtgacgtcatgaagaagtagaatgaagaagaaataatgtgctggtgctttcatggactccagagtatTAACAGAAAAAGGACTTGTAGCCTTTCGTGGCTTCATGGAATgaaacaatataaatattttgtgtgtgcttttgaaAGACAGATCCTTTATGTATGTTGTGGTCATATGTGTCCAGCATGGGGCCTCTCTTCAACAGGTAACTGAAGGAAATCAGACTGAGTATCACACCCTACCTTGGGTGTTACATACAAGCCTGACAGGTGTAGCCAAGCTGTCTCCTGCACAGCAATTTGACCCACTTTATAGTCCAGTGCACTTGAAAAGGAACTGATCTACAAGACGAGTAGCCAACACTGTTTACAGAGTTTTAATCATTGTATATGTAACCTTCACATTATTTATGTAACATTGCTTACATCTTTACATTATATGATTTTGCCTCGCAAACGCTGGATTGTGTCATCTCCAGCTGTCCCTGTCCGACCAAACCATGAAGCACAGCCAAAGATGGGTTCTCCTCAAGAATGAGAGCTGATGGAGGTCACCAGGTCCAAACAATCTGTCCATCTTGACCAGGAGGAACGCCAGGCTACTGATAGATGCTGCACACCATGCCCAGACAGTGGTGAGAGTCAGAAAGCAACTGCCTGTGTGTGAATATCCCAACAAGCACACAAATAACAGCTTACTGGAAATCACTAAggtgtattttcttttaatgttaaCCAAACATGGATGGGAAGCATGTACTACTCTCAAACTGACTGACAGTTCTTGAAACAGTAACACTGgccaacatttaaatgtttaactttatCATTTAAAGACTtcatattattcatttattctgtgttttcctgttttaaCTTGCTGCTGACACACCCAATTGTAAACTAAAAGGTAGATTCTCTATGATTTCACTCCTCCAAAGGACTGCATTCATAGAGTTGGCTTATAGATCATGCTGAATTATTTATGAGGTCACACTCAGGACAGATGGCCAAATGTTTGAACTCAGAGGCCACTTATTAAAGTTTCATGACTTAGCTCTTTTTGGCTTCAAGCCGAAGACAATCAAGCCCTATTTTTAGTTGCATTGTCTTTTGCTTTGCCATCACCATGatatttacagtttatagcACGTCTCATCTAAGTGCTGTTTAATTACATTTGGTTaagttttatgcatttatgcatACATGGTATTCATCAGCAAATCTgtggatatttgttttttgtaatacaatatattacaaTTGCAAATGTTGCTATGTTGCATGTTGAAAGGAACTGTATACAGGTGTTTGACAATATTCTCCTGACTCTCCTCCTGCATGTGCTGGACTGCTATGTATTGGCATGTTATGCATTGAAGAAGGCTTTTCCATTTCTGTTCTGCTAAGCTAACAACATGGCCTTCAGGTTCGATTTGCAAGCTTTTTTACAAAAGCCACTGTAGCAAAATACTGTGTGCTGTACTGTTACAATCATACTGTTACTGCAGGGGAAATAGGAGGTCTGTCCAAGGATCAGAAGATCACAGCTGCAGTCCAACCATCCAacaaagatgaagaaaaaagcCTACAAATGAGTATGTATACCTTGCAGGTCAACATGTTGAacagattttgattttgatttgtgtgtgtgtgtgtgtgtgtgtgtgtgtgtgtgtgcgtgcgagcACATCAGGTACACCTCCTGAAGGCAAAGTTCGCCGCAGTTTTGTCAGCTTACCTGCTCTGAACCCAGAGAGACTGAAGACAGCTAAAAACCTTGTGGACAAAGCTGTCAGGGTGAGTTCATGTTACTGTATACAGACATATATGAGGTCAAATGAATGTCTTGTTGTCCCACAAACTTGTCCATTATTTAGGTGTCTGCTTTCATTTCTTTTAGATGCATAAGGTATTCTCTGTCCAAGGCCCCTACCCTGTCATCAGGGCATCGTTGAAGGCTAGAGGCTGGGTTGAGCAGCGTATGCCCCGCCCAAACCACCATGCTCACCAGCGTCACATCGATGAGGGGAGAGCCAGCTCTAATGATGGTGGTGACACCGATGACGATGAAGGTGAGCTAGATGAAAGTGCGACTGTTTCAGAAACCCTATTCCTGTTATTACTGAGTGTGGATATCTTTCTATGTcccattatttattaatgttactCCTTTTTCCAGATAACTCGGACACTGTTGAAAAAGAGCAGGATCCAGATGGACTATATGACctcatggtaaaaaaataataataataacatgtagAGTTTGTGGGCTTACATGAGGCTAAGATGATAGGCAACAGACAAAGGGGAAAAGCAAGTGAAAGGTTGTCGCTTACCTTCTTAAACACGTTGGAAATTTAAGGTTCATAAGTGCAAATATCAACAGATTCAGCTCTCATCTTTTGTCATGCAGTCTCGCCTGGTGCGCAATGAAATGGTTTATTTCTATTGGACAAACCGCAGAGACGCAATCAACAACAACAGCCTTCAAAAAGAACAGATTATCAATCATTTTGCAAAAGCAGGAAGCTTCACCACCAAggtacatttatattatatgctgtattatattatatttcctACAGCAAAGAAGGACTATTCAGTGGTCTCCTGTCACACCTACCATCattatttgttgtttctttgtcaGGTGGGGTTGTGTGTGAATCTGAGGAACCTGCACTGGTTTGACTCAGCTGACCCAAACACCTTCTTCCCTCGCTGTTACAGACTAGGGGCACAGGATGAGAAACATACTTTCATTGGTCTGATTGGATTTTAATCAAACTAGAGCCTGTTAGGACCAAGCATTAACATGCATCCAGGGTGAATCGATCATGAGTGGACAGCTCTCAGTACGTCTGTTCACCCCTGGCATCAGAATGCAGTACAGTGTTCCCTTTACTGTGTAGATGATTCAGAAGCCATACGTTCCATTTAAACTGATATGTGTTGTGATTGTATGTTACCATTACAGAGTTATATAGATTAAAGTGTCAATTAGATGTTGAGTGccggaacaaaaacacagaaatcacagactgtcatgataataataataataataataataatgataataataataataatagcattcAAAACATGACGTTCactctcagtggtttctgtgacatgagaaatacagcagcagaaggCAGCACTGCACTTCAACCCTTCGGATCCTCAAAGGACATTAGTTGCTAATGTCAAACAATGTTCAGTATCTGTATTCAGAGCTGTCAACTTGTGATCCAACCACCCAGTATGCATGTTAGTCAAGGCCTCTATTTACTTTCACTCACAGAGAAAGTTTAAAATACttgcctctctttctctgtccttTGTGTAGAGGACTACCGAAGGACAGCCTGCACCAGTTTTTTGAAGTACATTGTGGAGAGGGATCAGGGTGTTCTGGTAGAAGGAACCAGCCATCACACTGGGGCTGTGAGGAAACGAAGCAAACGGCGAtctagaccagtggttctcTCCCAAATGATTAACAGCGCACTCAAAGTATGCCAGGAATTCCTGGAGAGTCTGGAGCATAGGGACATAGACATAAACTTGGAGACACCACAAACACTTACAGAGGATGAGTGGGCAGAGTTTATCAACAGTTACTACCTTGTTGTTCAGTgagtactgtgtgtgtatgtgtgagatgTAAGGAAACCAAAGTGCTCTTTAGTATCCTCCCCCTCTCTGTTTCTTCACTCAGTGGAGGAGCAAAGATGGAGGACAGTGATCATTATGTGGCCTGCTGCAAAGACATGCTACAGAGGATGGGTGAGGTCAGTCCACAGCTGGACATAGACGGCATACACAACATCTGGATCATAAAACCCGGAGCTAAGTCCAGGGGCAGAGGTGAGAAGTCAGACACTATCAAACACTTCACATAATGTCTGACAAGGTCCTGGCTGACCTGTCACACCCGCCCTCCAGGTATCAAATGCACCAAGCGTCTGGATCAGATCCTCAGGCTGGTGGACGGTGATCCAAACCTAATCAAGGAAAGCAAGTGGGTGGTACAGAAGTACCTGGAGCGTCCCTTGCTTGTCCACGGCACCAAATTTGACGTGCGCCAGTGGTTCCTGGTCACCGACTGGAACCCTCTGACCGTGTGGTTCTATAAAAAGTGCTACTTGCGCTTCTCCA
Coding sequences within:
- the hmces gene encoding abasic site processing protein HMCES; this encodes MRSPASAFAQADPSSSISCTHITLWATRLYIHEKLHITTGDYRWLKSFRRKMCGRTACTLAPDEVSRACSYRNRGGQRRQPTWRNGDADKYRPSYNKSPQSMSPVLLSQRHFDKNAPVDECVLASMRWGLVPAWFKENNPNKMQYSTNNCRSENILEKKSYKDPLMKGQRCVILADGFYEWRRQEKDKQPFFIYFPQTQGTSQKKTEDDPMTSTCNKKNSETVCPPEEASPDSTEGGEAPGEWTGWKLLTMAGLFDCWTPPEGGEPLYTYSVITVNASQNLENIHDRMPAILDGDEEVRRWLDFGEVKSLDALKLLQSKNILTFHPVSSLVNNSRNNSPECLQPVDPNIKKEPKPTASSKMMMSWLTSSAPSKRKEPNTSERKEEQESKSEAQSKSTGLQQWLQGANKKPRTQ
- the LOC131968258 gene encoding tubulin monoglycylase TTLL3-like isoform X1, coding for MEVTRSKQSVHLDQEERQATDRCCTPCPDSGEIGGLSKDQKITAAVQPSNKDEEKSLQMSTPPEGKVRRSFVSLPALNPERLKTAKNLVDKAVRMHKVFSVQGPYPVIRASLKARGWVEQRMPRPNHHAHQRHIDEGRASSNDGGDTDDDEDNSDTVEKEQDPDGLYDLMSRLVRNEMVYFYWTNRRDAINNNSLQKEQIINHFAKAGSFTTKVGLCVNLRNLHWFDSADPNTFFPRCYRLGAQDEKHTFIEDYRRTACTSFLKYIVERDQGVLVEGTSHHTGAVRKRSKRRSRPVVLSQMINSALKVCQEFLESLEHRDIDINLETPQTLTEDEWAEFINSYYLVVHGGAKMEDSDHYVACCKDMLQRMGEVSPQLDIDGIHNIWIIKPGAKSRGRGIKCTKRLDQILRLVDGDPNLIKESKWVVQKYLERPLLVHGTKFDVRQWFLVTDWNPLTVWFYKKCYLRFSTQPYSLDTLDSSVHLCNNSIQKHLTPSIQRHRGIPADNMWSDDQFRTFLFSQGREGQWQTVVIPGMKKALIHALQTAQDLMDSRKNTFELYGADFMLGQDLRPWLIELNVSPTMAPSTPVTARLCAAVQEDTLRVVLDRRTDRTANTGDFQLIYRQAAVDVPQYVGVNLLVEGFKIRCPCPLPPLRSSNRSATKRRGPTKEKEPATERVKPLPKMLLKNAETQLKNISSGVPPPPLRPDPPVSVPIESFELHLPMTVKSIHLPMSAQPHSVLLWKRRPEVSKVCAERVQPCTVEKDQRPSLSLEITGPKQTRQAATSTLSA
- the LOC131968258 gene encoding tubulin monoglycylase TTLL3-like isoform X2 gives rise to the protein MSTPPEGKVRRSFVSLPALNPERLKTAKNLVDKAVRMHKVFSVQGPYPVIRASLKARGWVEQRMPRPNHHAHQRHIDEGRASSNDGGDTDDDEDNSDTVEKEQDPDGLYDLMSRLVRNEMVYFYWTNRRDAINNNSLQKEQIINHFAKAGSFTTKVGLCVNLRNLHWFDSADPNTFFPRCYRLGAQDEKHTFIEDYRRTACTSFLKYIVERDQGVLVEGTSHHTGAVRKRSKRRSRPVVLSQMINSALKVCQEFLESLEHRDIDINLETPQTLTEDEWAEFINSYYLVVHGGAKMEDSDHYVACCKDMLQRMGEVSPQLDIDGIHNIWIIKPGAKSRGRGIKCTKRLDQILRLVDGDPNLIKESKWVVQKYLERPLLVHGTKFDVRQWFLVTDWNPLTVWFYKKCYLRFSTQPYSLDTLDSSVHLCNNSIQKHLTPSIQRHRGIPADNMWSDDQFRTFLFSQGREGQWQTVVIPGMKKALIHALQTAQDLMDSRKNTFELYGADFMLGQDLRPWLIELNVSPTMAPSTPVTARLCAAVQEDTLRVVLDRRTDRTANTGDFQLIYRQAAVDVPQYVGVNLLVEGFKIRCPCPLPPLRSSNRSATKRRGPTKEKEPATERVKPLPKMLLKNAETQLKNISSGVPPPPLRPDPPVSVPIESFELHLPMTVKSIHLPMSAQPHSVLLWKRRPEVSKVCAERVQPCTVEKDQRPSLSLEITGPKQTRQAATSTLSA